acttatactCTGTTTATATTTCTCCCCACACCAACAGcggcgagagggcgctctaggcttgtgtgccagtatccgctactcctatcactcctgtaccagtaaaaatttgcaatgtaaacatcaacttataagaCAGTTGAGACATATGCCACCCCAAAAAAGTCATATCCTGCAGATTACAAtctgcaagtaaactagttgttttatgttgtttacGCTATAATTATCTGAATAAGTTAGTATGTTACGTTGACATACCACCTACTGACATtacgttaaagggatagttgggatgttttgacatgaagttgtttgacatcctcatcagcagtgtagtacatcaacagtgactctaCGGGGTTCCAGTTCAGTACAACTTCGTACCTGGAGCTGTTTCTTGACCCGCTCGTTCTTCTGGGCTTCAGTGATGCGAGCCTCCTCGCTGCGCAGGTCCAGCTGGCTGACGCCCTCGTTGGAAAGCTCAGCGCTCGCCTCGGCGTGGTTCTCGTCCTGCTCGTCATGCTCGCTCTCAGCATGGCCGCCCAGAGGGGTTGACACTGTGGTTATGGCAGTCTTCagctcctctttggtcttctccAGGTCCTCCTGTGCGGACAGAGCCTGTGGGTGGAGAAGCAGAGCAAGTAAGGCCACACAGTTGCTGctggtgtacgtgtgtgtggcCTGTGTAAGGGGTGCTGCACCTTGTGCTGCCATTCTGTGGCctcctcttcttttttctttttggcatCTTCCAGGAGAGCAATCTTGGCTGTGAATTCGGCAAGTTCAGCAGCCTGAAACGTTAAAAGGAACAGGTGTCGTCGTGTCTGTTTACACACACAATGCGAAGCGGGGCCTTGGAGAGACACACACCAGTTGTTCTTGGTTCTTCTGCTGGTCTGCAGCCTGTTTGGCCAGCTCGCCTTTCGCCTCCTCGGCTGCTTGTCTGTCCTTCTCCAACCTCTCGGCCTCCTTTCGTGCTTTCATCCTCTCTTGCTCCAACTCCAAAGCCAGGCGAGTCTGCTCCTCCAGCTCTGCATTTGCAAATCATTGCATGGTTTTTTCTTAACTTTTTGAAAATGGGCCGATGGATGGCAAGCACGTGACAACACCTCCATGTGATAAGATGGTCGCCAAGAAAAGCAAGAGTACCTTTTTGGGCTCTCATAGTCTGCTCTTCAATTTGTTTCAGCCTCTCCATGAGTTCTTCCTTCTCGCGTTCAatcctctctttctctttctctgcaGCCTCTCGCTTCTTTTTCTCGTTCTCCAGTTGGGCCCTgacacatacaatacaatagaagATTGGagttttgcttattttttacaaggtgaaaaatgcaacaaatcCTAACGTTTTCTTTGTCTGCAGTAGTGGTTCTtcactggtttggctgcgggacccaccaacACCCCTAAATGACAACCAATGAAGGAAATTTTTCAACTAAAACTtcttaaatatcttatatttaaaggcCTGTTTGCAACAATGGCGTGGGTTCCTAGAgtgctgcaagcattatatccatTATATCCTCTTTCTGCTAaggaacaatacatttttgtccacaaaaaaaacattatttcaaCAAAATGTGAGTATGTAAAGGTTTTTTCAGAACCTGGTACATCTGAGGAGTTGAGCAGTAGCACACGGACCAACTGGTGCCTCTTCACagcgcgctcttctccagcggACATAAAGGCGATATAGCAGTTTGTCGGACGGACGGCAAGTTTAGTTCACACttgatgtccttcccctcctgctcaagcttggccaagtcgcccataaacaaATATGCAACGCATTTCGTGGTGGTGTAGCAAGCAAACAGCAGGGACGCGGGATGCGTTCATGGACATCAAGTCtctacagtttttttttgcaagaccAGCGACCCACCCAAAACGGCTTCGAGACCCACAAGTGGAGAATCACTGATCTAGAGTATGCCGACTTCTACATAGGGATGTCCCGACCCGATGTTGAGATTTTGATATCAgcccaaaaaaacaatactggaTTATAATCGGCCTGGATCTAAAATCCCCGATATTGGCACTTCCATACAAGCAGTCCAGTCCAGACTCCATGCCAGCACTTTTATCCAGCAGCAGCCCCCACATCATGCAGTATCCACATGATCACCACAGTGTGTGCTAGCTTGAGCTAGCGTGTTTAGCCAAGAGTACGAGTGATGTCCACcgtgtggctgtgttttttgttcaagtCCGataaagacgttgcagctgactTCAAGACCTGTCatgcacagaaccggggaagctTTATACGACCAATCCCGTAGCGCATTTGAAGAAGGATTTTTGCAACACCACGGCTATTTGAAGCATTtgcaaagagagagagagaaatttCCACAGGACAGCTACGAGTCATTGGCTGTAagagaaaagagccagccccttGTCGGTGGTGGGTAATGTCAGGTTTTAGCACGTCGAGCCTGGCAGCATTATGCCTATTGTTGATAAAACTATACACCAGATGCACTTGTACGCattcaaacaggacgtgcttGCGTACCTCTCCATCTGCTTCTGGTGCTTCTCCTCCCGAGCCTGGGCCTTCATCTGCTGCACCTCAATGGTGTCGGGCTTTCTCCTCCTCATGTACAGCTCATGGTTCCCCATACACAACGCCAGGATGCGCTTGTTGATGCGCAGTCGTGGAGCGTAAAACACAAAGTCCTGCAGAGTGGGAAGACGCCAACTGCTTATTGTCTGAAGCTGCTAATAATTGCGCTGGTTACTCATTGCACGTGCTACTAAGACACTCACCGGTGCTTTCTTGTCAATGGGTTTGATCACAAACTTCTTGTCATTGAAGGAGATGTTTCGAATTTCACTCCAGGGGAAGCCAATCTTTGGAGTCAACCTGCAAGCAAAGGATGCACAACATGCGTAGGATGCTGGAATGCCGTCACCTATAAATTGACTTATTAAATAtcgcagtgtttcccatacgttCATTTATCTGTGGCAGCCCGCCACTAATATATTTGGCTCCatcttaggcctgtcacgataatcgataaattgaacaataaaaagaaaaaaagaaaaaactaagCCGcaaattttgccggcctcgataaattgacatgtgcatccATGCGTGCTTGTTTCgtctctttaccacacaggtTGGAGGACACGAGGGTTCACTGCATCTTGTCTGTGCGTGTTGGTGCCCCAGTGGAATGAACTGAAAGAGTGAACCCTCATCTCAGACATTACgtgaggcggggctactagtgagtggatacacagagtgctagcagcaagttagcctcgtgagccagcatacgctaacatgaattaaGGACCACAAGCGATGGTTtttaaggcgaatgccacagccccagtgtgggaataatCGATTTTAAACTGAATGGACAAGGTGAgcattgagtttttttttgttcgtttagtttattatgtttaatttatttaaaagctctcgacgttccaattacaatgttaaatactcttgagaaattaaagtttgcttttgatatgatgtactcaTTGTTCTACCgtataattaatttttaaaatggtctcaaaaaatctaaataatatcaatcatcaacaataatttgtaggacaattatcgtccaccaaaatgtgttattgtgacaggcccgCTCTCTGTTAGGAGTCGGTATACATCCTAACTTTCCAAGCTTTATGCATTCAAAGTGTAAGacgggaagtgtttcttgcatcatgcatttactcCGTAATCAAATTCAAGATGAGATCCAGACATCGGAGAGTGTGCCATTACCTTTGCTGCAAAAGCTCTTGCAGAAAAACTTCCACAAGCGTGCGGTTTATCCTTTGACTAGCGGGAGTCATGACAGAGATAGTGCTCTTTTGTCGTTCGCTAACACTTCGCCTGAAATACGTGAACCAGGATTGTCTAAATTGTGGCCAGTGTGCCAAATGcggcctactttttttttttccctttcgtttttatttatttatttattttattaaacaaaTGGGGCCATGGGgtactgtagaaataaaattcaacaacaacaaaaacagcagcaaaaacaatGGCAAAAAGGCATACTTGtctttatatacattttttttttaattctttaaaaataaattaaaatgacacGCAcacgtcatggccaattatgcaaattagatgacatcatctagaCCTCCCTGCAagccaccaccacaaatagactgcatctctgtgggaaacactggaccCATATAACAATCATAACTAAATAGTCAAACAAAGCTACAGTGTGTGTAATCTCGTGATGCAAAAAGGATTCTATCGCATCACTCACTTGTCTCCGTGCTCGTAGATGTTAAGACCGAGTGCATCCACGCCCAGCCACAGCTGTGTGCCTTTCTTGTTTTTGATTTCAAAGTAGTTGACCCCGTACATCTCCAAGTCCTGGGCAATTTTTAAATACTCCATCATAGAGTCCTCTCTGGAGAGGAGAATCACACATTCCAATGAAACTGGGTCAACAcgctaaaaacatgttttggctCACAACAatgactacacacacacacacacacacacacacacaccttcgtTGTACATGACACAACAAGTCCAATCCACACATGCTCTTTCATCTTGCTCACACACCTGAGAATTCCTCTGTGTTCTTCATGCCAGGTCTGGATCCTGTCCTCCCACTGCTCCTTGGTTAGTTTGTGCTGCTCCAGGACtctgcgtgcacacacaaaaacatcagctGATAGAACGCGAACAATATGGTAGGACATGGTCAAAACGTATGGTGGACCTCTGAGGCAGCAGTCGGTCGTGTGTGAGGTATCCAGGCTTGTGAACATCCTTCATGTAGTCTCCATATTTGGCCTGCACTGCATATGAGGCAAGCAACACGGCTGTTTCCGGCGGACAGTAGTTCTCATCGTTCAGGATGGCCTCTTTCACCTGAAAAGAAAgtgaatgaaaaatatatattaaaaaaaatacacaaaagccACATTACGCTCAAGTATTGttcaaaaatctgtcaaaatccgTGTTATTGAGCCAAGATATGGTTCATGTTCAGTATCTTGTCCAAGAACagaggatcaaaccagcaaccttcatGCTGGGAGACTACCACTCTACCAACTGAGCCATGCTGCCCCTCAATAACCCATCCACCTCACAAGTCTGGCAAATCAAGATGCTCATTAGACAGCATCATTATTGCAGTGCGTCTTAGGCtcgccacaataaaaggccaccccAAAATGCGCAGTTTTATCACGTATCAAgtatctgtacacaattcctggaagctgaaaacatcccagttcttaCATGGCCAGACGGCACATCAGACAtggaatagaaaatgaaaaatggacCCTATTTGGGGTGCTCTGGATGGGTGTTTACAGCAGCGTGTTCCAGTTCCTGCAAATCTCCAACAAGTACACACAGCCATCTAACATTGAAGGGGgggtggaccaacattccacatgCCACAAtcaacaacctgatcaactctcTGCAAAGATGTGTTACACTTggtgaggcaaatggtggtcagaAACTGACTGCTGGCTGTTTTTctgactgcacattttggagcggCCTTTTACTGTTGCCAGCTTATGCATTATTGGTTCAAGCATCTGACATTAGCAGGCGACTGCTCACCtgaaggaagaagagtctttgGGTTATCTCCTGGATAAGCTCCTCTGAAACATCCTCAGGAAAGAACTTGGCTCTGAACTTAAACTGCAGTGGGTTCTCTTTCTTTACGTCTTGCTGCGTCACCtggacaacaaaaacaacatccaGATATGACAGTGTGGAGGAGCAAGGCCTGAAGAAAATGGACCAAtgcataaaaaaaagactgcattTTTTGGTGAAGCATCCTAACAAACCAGCCACTGACCTTCTTATTGAGTTTGAGCCAAGTTATGTAGCCCTTGCTGTCCACATATTGGAGGCCAAAGAACCAGACTTCCCGCAAGCCCACCGTCTTTACAACCTGATAAAAGACAGCAAAAGAATGATCACAAGTGTTCACACACAGGCCCACATAAATATGGACTGTAGACTGAACAGGATGCATGGAAAAGACTTATTTCTGACCTGAtcaaaaagctgttttccaGTGGTGTTAGGCTGAATGGCAAACTCCAGCTCTGCATCCATAGTGGTCACACGAACGTTGATCTAAAACACACATTCCCCACAACGTTTATACTCAAACGTGGGTTTTTTCTGTCTCATATCGCTCCATCTCACATGGCAACCAAGTGCCATCAACATCACAATGGTTGCACATATTGTTTGACTCCATGACAAACAAATGGAGAGATGCTTGTCTAAGGACAAAACATCCACCGTATTGCAGTACAGGACATCGTGCACACACGAAAGACTGTTTTTCCCTCAGTTCAGACAATATTCCTAAAAATGTTCCACAGAGTGGAATGGAATGTCTGTTCTATGCAAGGAATGTGTCTACGTCCTTCAACTGAGTTAAGTAAACTCAGGAGAGAAGAGCAGAGCCCACCTTTCATGGCAGCCCCAGTGAATCAGggacgggaataaagtcattggCTATTCTTGGCTTATGAGCGGTGCTGGCAACACAAACATGAGCAGCTGATGGCACAGGGAGAAAAGTGCTGACCTCTGACAATTGTAACTTCCGcccttacacacacgcacacactgaacAGTGCGTTTCCTCTAAGCTGGGGAACAATAATGAAAGCTGCAAACTTGTATAGGCTCATTTTGTCCTCTTGTTGAATGCGTGTTCAGTTTCTTTTAATCAGACATGTTTCAGAAGGGTCTTCTGAAGCAGATGACAGTCAAACTtgtcacaatattttttttactcaatactacatacttaaaaaaactaaaattcaATCAACACATTTGCAGTGCAACTCTGAGTGACAGGagacaacaagcggtaacataACAATGACGCACGCTGTCTAGCCAACGATGACATCCTGTCGGCACGTTTTCACTTAGggagccaatcaattcattaacagtgcGTTACGTAGTACACACCACTGTTTAGCAGGTGAGCTTACACCTAgtcctgtcacaataacacattttgctggtggataattgtgctacaaattatcgtagATTTTCGATAATctcggtgacatttttttaaaccattttgtTCATGAGTTATTGccgagaggtgtaattcacatttgaaccactagatcgTACTCAAGTACAGCGTAGGATGTGCCTGTGTGAGACATTGACACAGaagtatgtttttgcaatgttttgtttacatttgccgatcaaacgcctcagtaagtgttgactgtcaggacAAAGGCTCCGCTGTTGCTTCTCACAATGTGGCTGAGGCATTCGCCTTAAAAACTATCGCTTCTTTGtagtcattcatgttagcgtatgctggctcacgaagCTAACTTCTGATGGGGTAGTAGGGtagctagtagccccgcctccacaaagaggctgaatgagaggaagGTTCAGTTTCTTCCGAGTTTGTGTTGCAGAAGGGACCGGCAGGTCGGTTGAGAGctgatttacttttttttttttttggacaaaagtaAAAGTACCacaaacatggcatcaattTTAAGTAAATTTGCAGGATAAAAAagtgccacaacaggctgcttCAAAAACAGAAAGCAAAAGTCAAATTAGGAAATGAAAGTATACCTAATTAACAATATCAATGGTAGACaagaaagaaatggaaaatggaaTGATCAACTAGGGGATTTCTGCAAGATTcagatggttaattgtatgaaagcatggcttgttttctctgagGTTAAGAATAAAGAAAGCCACATTGCCGTCTGTTTGCATTCATATTTGCATTCATAGCAGTCATATacaaaaccatgaaaaaaaacgtgttaagagtgaagccacaaaattcaaagcactaagtggcgagggacgactgtatttataGTTTCTCTATACTCTTTGCGGTAATTAATGCTGGTCCATGTAGCGTCCACAACTTACTTTTTCCcttacctaattttccaaaaattacaactttattttgtttagtttgtcataatatgactttttaaaagcacgcgcatttttctttaatatttctgctttgttactaaaattacttttttccttacaatgttacaaatttaatttcataaaattgacacttttttcttgttagaataagactttttttctcttatattgtcactttttttggaattggcggtttaatttctgctgttatttttttattttccaactatttcaactttcttcttctcatAAATACAACTTGAATTAGAAATATTATAaactataatattataactttaaatACTccacataattttccaaaaattatttttgttgttttgtttctcttattacaattaaaaaatatttttttgttaatagttccactttatgctactaaagattatttttcttcagattattatgttattctcataaaattagtatttaattcatattttgtttcttaatgttatgagactttattcttgtaaaaattactgtttcttttcatttttgctggtcTTTttaggttttcttgttaaattatatttttaacaagGGGGTGAGGGgaggaaataaaaaacaaaaaagagcatATTTGCattgatttacaaaatattaaactggcccttgcattctttcatttttcactacatggccctcagtggaaaacgtttggacacccctggcagtGTAGACATGCTCAAGTACACCTGCCCAAGATTCCATCAAGAATAAATTaggaaaatactgtacatgaatgaACGCATACACTTTGAAATGCTACTTATGTATATGCATTgtctcaaaataaaacatgtggaTTACACTCATTTTTAACATGCTTGTAGATACTTCAGAAAATGATTTGAGAAACGTATCTGTCAATGACCCATAAACAAGACATTCCATCACATAACTCCAGGCAGAGAAATGTAAATAATACTAGAAGACTATCTCACATTCCTTTTGAAATGCAGCCCACCCCACATCAGTATAACCTGTTCATGGCCGGCTGGCTTAAGCCACAGTGTTAGTTTCATGAGGAACTGCCTCATTGACTTTTCATTATAGAGAACATAATGCCAAGCCCGGGTTTCCAAGTGACCGGGCCTTGAATTTCCCTTTTTCTCTGTTTCTTTGAGGCCCGTCAGCCACCGGCAATGGGCTGTCAAAGAGCCAACCCTTGTGTGCTGCGCCTTGGCCAAAACACGGTCAACCCAGAGTACAGTTAGGAGGAATCCTGTGTGGACCAGACGGTCAGTTAATCCTCTCCTGTCCTGCGGAGAAGGATGGGGCGGTGGGGGGTGTACAACAGTGTGCCAAGAGATTGACGCAGCTAATCAAATAGTGACAATTGAGCCTGTACTGACATCACGCTGTCTGGTCTCGCCACAAAATGACTGGAAACGTCACAACTAATGACTGAGTTACTttatgaacggagtgagtgaaccctcctgttagTCATTCAGTCTTTATTACGCAagcagcgtattccacacacaacgTTGCTAAAAGTTTATCAATGCAAATGAGCtaacgtctgcattgacacactaTGTGAACTTCAaagtatttccgggttatttctgTGTCTTTTTTATCAATATCAAattcagaaatattgtgatttttatgtaagtgcaatttttgctaagaGAGACCGaagagtccattttattctttttttggtttattatgttgcttaatttatttcatttgaacGTTCTTGACATTCCAGCTTCAATGTTAATACACTCTTGAGTGCTCTTGAGACATTAAAGTTGCTTTCGATAGTGTGTAATTCCGatcacattcatgaaaaaaattgccTCAAAATAGCATTGACAATAACATCGTTCATCGGTGCTAATTTGTGGGACacttatcgtccagcaaaattgtTTATAGTGACAGACCTAAGAAACCATcccttattctgttcattctttttttgggagattgaacagaataagaatttcattgcatagtataactacctgttttactgtgcatgtgacaacaaaactcttgaatctcctatgccttcattcatgttagcgtgtgctggctcacgaggctaacttgcAACTAGCACTAGTGCTCTGtagccactcactagtagccccgcctccacaaagaggctgaataagaggagggttcactctctcagTGCaatccactatagaaccaatgagcacagacagatgcagagtgaaccgtCTTGTCAtacagcctgtgtggtacagagagacgagatgaaacacacacgcatgcatgcacatgtcaatttatcgaggccaggCATAATTatagactttgtttttttttatcgttcgattaatcgatgtaTCAAAtaccgtgacaggcctactgacAACTAACAGTGAGGGCAAACGACAGCCAGAAAAGACAGGCAACAGGTAAGttaacacacaacaatgaactacCATTCTATGTGGGTAACAAAGTGCTAACACAAACACCTAACTTAAGTGtccacaaggcatgctgagtacgaTAAAAGCATTATGCGATAGAAACATCAATTGGCATACGGTAGAGATTGCGATGATGGATTTTGATGACGCAATTCAGCAGTGTCCtgggaaaataattgagaatgGCAAGCTGCACCACCAAGGAATACGCCCACCAAGGAATATATTGTGATGTATATCATTATCACACAAGGCTGCAATGTATATCACAATAAATTGCAGGCTATATCACCCAACATggtggccaattatgcaaattatgcAATGACATCATCTAACTGAAGCATGATGCTGAGCTTTGGTTGAATCCAGTAGCTGTGTGAATGCTCAactgttttcattcattcatcactgAGTGCTATTGAGAGACCCCCTCACCCCACCCCCTTTCCATTTCAGTAGTAAAGATGGAGTCTTAGACAGACCCCTAGTTAAATGTGCAGCTGTTTTGTTTCTGTAAGCAGTTTAGGGGCTTTGCTGAGGGAGGCCTTAGACACACCCCCCCAATTCAATCAGTAGAGCTGCTAATCTAACCTGCTGGGCTTAAAGCAGCTGTCTGTCCCCCTGATTATCCCCCCCTGCTGAGCAAGGCCGGCCACAGAGTGAGAAAAAGGAATCGCAGCTACAGAGAAAAACAGAAGCGGGGGAACATGCATGCTGTGAATGACAGGCAGTATCTGAACAGCTTGCATTGATTTTCCAGGGATAACAACGAGGAAATAGAAACTTAACACATTGCTTTGTGCTGTAAATGAGGTGAAGGGTCAAACACATTTGGTATTGAAACTCCTTTCTCAGAACACTGAATAATAGTTTGCCGGTTAAAATTTCTAAAAACAATTCTGACAAGAGCACACACTACTTCCAtgttttcatgttcattttaaactcCTCCCTTTCCTGAGCAAACCCCACTCATCACACCCCGTCGCAGAACTTTCGATATGACAGGATGTGGACATATGCTGAACCCCAATGACCGTAGCAAGCGCCCTCttcagcaaacaggaagtgaggacTCTTCCTGTGGGGTGCGCTCACCATTTGTCACACTACCAGATGACACAATTTATTAGGAGGCacacaatgtgtttttttgtttgttttttttaaaattaaagtcACATGACCTACTCCGGTTGTTTCCGTAATAAAATGGGGGCGCATTAACGCTGCAGCCGCGGGTCTTCACGAGAGTCACAAGCACAACTGGGGTACCGCTACGAGTGCACAGCTAAATGtcaacattcattttacaaTTATGTAAAAATGAATGTGCAACTTGAATATCGACAGCTGATCTGTATCCTTGTCTGCTTGTGAGGATGAAGCCACATGACCATTCAGACAAGTCATGAAACGACCATAACTAACACATTTGGTTTTAGTGCCGTTCATATCCAGGGTCTCTGGTATTCCCTTTACGCTTTAACAGACAATGGCAGCAGTGTTGCAGTTGCATTTCACTTCACACGCTGGCTGTTTACTTGGAAGAGGCCTTTGGAGAGCGAGAGCAGCTTTACGGATCAAGAGGACACTTCCCACCTTGGTCAAATGTACATTGCTCTCCAACCAATACGAGAACTACAACACAGACCAGTTTATAATAGTGGACACTGCCTTCTTATATGTAGCCCAGAGGTCATACAAGACATTCTGAAGGCTGAATTTGACAAGCGTCAAAATCGACTTACACGTTTGCCAGCCACTTGTGTAGTGTGGTAAAACAGATGCATACAGCATTGCCAGTGGAACATTGGCATGTCTACT
Above is a genomic segment from Dunckerocampus dactyliophorus isolate RoL2022-P2 chromosome 1, RoL_Ddac_1.1, whole genome shotgun sequence containing:
- the LOC129187438 gene encoding radixin-like isoform X1 → MPKPINVRVTTMDAELEFAIQPNTTGKQLFDQVVKTVGLREVWFFGLQYVDSKGYITWLKLNKKVTQQDVKKENPLQFKFRAKFFPEDVSEELIQEITQRLFFLQVKEAILNDENYCPPETAVLLASYAVQAKYGDYMKDVHKPGYLTHDRLLPQRVLEQHKLTKEQWEDRIQTWHEEHRGILREDSMMEYLKIAQDLEMYGVNYFEIKNKKGTQLWLGVDALGLNIYEHGDKLTPKIGFPWSEIRNISFNDKKFVIKPIDKKAPDFVFYAPRLRINKRILALCMGNHELYMRRRKPDTIEVQQMKAQAREEKHQKQMERAQLENEKKKREAAEKEKERIEREKEELMERLKQIEEQTMRAQKELEEQTRLALELEQERMKARKEAERLEKDRQAAEEAKGELAKQAADQQKNQEQLAAELAEFTAKIALLEDAKKKKEEEATEWQHKALSAQEDLEKTKEELKTAITTVSTPLGGHAESEHDEQDENHAEASAELSNEGVSQLDLRSEEARITEAQKNERVKKQLQTLSSELADARDETKKTQNDVLHAENVKAGRDKYKTLRQIRQGNTKQRIDEFESM
- the LOC129187438 gene encoding radixin-like isoform X2, whose product is MQSWSLPFSLTPLENSFLIRVLEQHKLTKEQWEDRIQTWHEEHRGILREDSMMEYLKIAQDLEMYGVNYFEIKNKKGTQLWLGVDALGLNIYEHGDKLTPKIGFPWSEIRNISFNDKKFVIKPIDKKAPDFVFYAPRLRINKRILALCMGNHELYMRRRKPDTIEVQQMKAQAREEKHQKQMERAQLENEKKKREAAEKEKERIEREKEELMERLKQIEEQTMRAQKELEEQTRLALELEQERMKARKEAERLEKDRQAAEEAKGELAKQAADQQKNQEQLAAELAEFTAKIALLEDAKKKKEEEATEWQHKALSAQEDLEKTKEELKTAITTVSTPLGGHAESEHDEQDENHAEASAELSNEGVSQLDLRSEEARITEAQKNERVKKQLQTLSSELADARDETKKTQNDVLHAENVKAGRDKYKTLRQIRQGNTKQRIDEFESM